The segment TCCCGGTCCAGTCCCGGTCTCTCTCACTGTGTGTCCCGTACAGTAATAGGTGGCCGTGTCGTACAGTCTCAGGTTGTTCATTTGCAGATAAAAGTTGCTGCTGTCCTTGGAAGCGGTGAACCGGCTCTGGACTCCAGGCGCGTAATACTTCTTACTGTCAGTATAATGCACTACCAGCCACTCCAGCCCTTTCCCGGGGACCTGTTTCACCCAGTGCATGTAGTCGCTGTTGACATCGAACCCACTGGCCGCACAGGACAGTCTGTGGGACTGTCCGCTCTTTACCACCGCTGACTTGGGCTGTGTCAGCACGATGTCGGACCGCACGCCTGTCggtaaaaaagagcagaaattaaTAAAATGTTCCACGGGCAGAGGTGAACAAAGCCTCCGAGAAACAGCCGGTCCCAGGAGGACGACAAGCCGCGGGACACCCACCTGCCAGACAAGACAGGAGGAGACAGAGATAAGGAACGACCCCCATCGCCCTGAACACTGAGCCGGACTTGGACACTGTTGAGATCGGCGGCTTCAGCTCAGGCCGGCTTTGTCCGGAGCCGCAGTGAGCGCTGTTTAAATAGGGACGTGggctgtgagtgagagagggagccgCGGTTTGAACAGGCTCTCACACACTGAAACCAGAGGCGCAGCTTCCTGTCCCCGCCCACAGCAGCGATTTCAATTCCCCAAAAGATGTTTGTCTCTGCAAAAGGCAGCAGGTCAGCGGCAGTGACCAGATCCGGATTAAAgatctgtcacactctgatcgaTTCATCAATTTCAGCGATGAACAGTTTGTGTAAACTGAAACACACAGAATCCCagcgagagagaatgagagacaccagtcagtggacagatatccccctgagagacagggactgagagacaccagtcagtggacagatatccccctgagagacatcggtcagtggacagatatccctctgagagacagggactgagagacaccaatcagtggacagatatccctctgagagacagggactgagagacaacagtcagtggacacATATCccgctgagagacagggactgagagacaacagttagtggacagatatccctctgagagacaggtactgagagacaacagtcagtggacagatatcccctggagagacagggactgagagacatcggtcagtggacagatatccttcagagagacagggactgagagacactagtcagtggacagatatccctctgagagacaggtactgagagacaacagtcagtggacagatatccccctgagagacaaggactgagagacacaagtcagtggacagatatccctctgagagacaccagtcagtggacagatatccccccctGAGAGaaaccagtcagtgggcagatatccccctgagaaacagagactgagagacaccagtcagtggacggatatccccctgagagacagagactgagagataccagtcagtggacagatatccctctgagatacacaagtcagtggacagatatccctctgagagacagtgactgagagacaccaggcagtggacagatatccccctgagagacagagactgagagacaccagtcagtggacagatatccccctgagagacacggactgagagacaccagtcagtggacagatatccccctgagagacacggactgagagacaccagtcagtggagaCATAtccccctgtgagacagggactgagagacaccagtcagtgggcagatatccctctgagagacaggtactgagagacaacagtcagtggacagatatccccctgagagacagggactgagagacaccagtcagtggacagatatccctctgagagacaccagtcagtggacagatatcactctgagagacaggtactgagagacaccagtcagtggacacatATCCCTctaagagacaccagtcagtggaaagatacccccctgagagacaccagtcagtggacagatatcccccctgagagacaccagtcaatgggcagatatccctctgagaggcaggtactgagagacaacagtcagtggacagatatccccctgagagacagggactgagagacaccagtcagtggacagatatccctctgagagacaccattcagtggacagatatccctctgagagacaggtactgagagacaccggtcagtgggcagatatccctctgagagaaatGGACTgagtcaccagtcagtggacagatatctgagagacagggactgagagacaccagtcagtggacagatatccccctgagagacacagattgagagacaccagtcagtggacagatatccccctgagagacaccagtcagtggacagatatccctctgagagataggtactgagagacaacagtcagtgggcagatatccccctgagagacagggacagagagacaccagtcagtggacagatatccctctgagagacaccagtcagtggacagatacccctctgagagacacagactgagagacaccagtcactgggcagatatccccctgaaaAACACagcgactgagagacaccagtcagtggacagataccccccctgagagacagggactgagagacaccagtcagtgggcagatatccccctgagagacaccagtcagtggacggatatccccctgagagacagagtctgagagacaccagacagtggacagatatccccctaagagacaggtactgagagacaacagtcagtggacagatatccccctgagagacagggactgagagagaccagtcagtggacagatatccctctgagggacaccactcagtggacagatatccctctgagagacaggtactgagagacaacagtcagtggacagatatccccctgagagacagggactgagagacatcggtcagtggacagatatccctcagagagacagggactgagagacaccagtcagtggacagatatccctctgagagacaggtactgagagacaacattcagtggacagatatccccctgagagacagggactgagagacaccagtcagaggacagatatctccctgagagacagaaactgaaaaacaccagtcagtggacagatatccccccctgagagacaccagtcagtgggcagatatccccctgagaaacagagactgagagacaccagtcactggacggatatccccctgagagacagagactgagagataccagtcagtggacagatatccctctgagagacagtgactgagagacaccaggcagtggacagatatccccctgagagacagagactgagagacaacagtcagtggacagatatccccctgagagacaccagtcagtggacagatat is part of the Hemitrygon akajei chromosome 25, sHemAka1.3, whole genome shotgun sequence genome and harbors:
- the LOC140716302 gene encoding uncharacterized protein is translated as MGVVPYLCLLLSCLAGVRSDIVLTQPKSAVVKSGQSHRLSCAASGFDVNSDYMHWVKQVPGKGLEWLVVHYTDSKKYYAPGVQSRFTASKDSSNFYLQMNNLRLYDTATYYCTGHTVRETGTGPGQKPSESACPSGAEGKGSSDRHSCIPVVLGHIRSSTQWKAGCQRGFPRRDAGWMSRGAQRITSEGSSEPSAVSGNGVTDRPGQVSVLRPHVTVNGRAMRNINDQRHFGVPVRFD